The segment TCTGATATCAATAACTCTAATTCCCGGATAGTTTTTTCAGCATGTGACCTTGTTTCCTCCGTTTTTTCCCTTGCCTTCTCAACATCTTCCGCTCTTACTGTTATGCCCATTTCCGCAATTTTTATTTCTCCGGTTCTTCTCTCCGTAGCCTGAACCGTTGCAGACAGAGAGAAATTTACATACCAAAAACAAATACCGAGATAGAGCAGAATAACAGGGAAAATATTCCTTTTTTTCTCTGGTATGTGATTCCAAAACATTCCGGTTCTCCTAAAATGCATTATCTTTTTCATAATACCCTGTATAATGGTAAAAATTATTGTTGTCTCTATTGTCTGTAACCAGTGAAGCTATTCTGTTCTGCGGAAAAAATGTACCTAAGCAGCAAGGCTTACGTGCGTAAGTTTAGCAGTAAATTTTCTCAAATTCTAGAATATTTTATACAGAATCTTTGAATGTTAAGCCTGAGTACTTATTAATCTAAAAAGGATAATTTATCGGATGGGAATTTATCTTGAACCAGGTATGATCGGGTGTTGTTAAAATACAAACGTTGTAAACAGGGAAAATAACGCCAAACAATCCCTTCCCCGTTTTAATTTTGAAAAACTACATTTTTACCTGCTTTCTCACACATAACACCGGACAATGTGCCTTTTTTATTACATTCTCTGCTACGCTGCCAATAACCATATGTGCAATACCTGTACGGCCTTGAGTGCCCATGACTATAAGATCTATCTCTTTATCGAGCGCAGCCTTTATGATTTCATCGGCGGGGTTACCAGCCGTAATCAGGATTTCTGACTTTATACAATTTTTTGCATCTTCCGGAATCTCATCTATGAGTTTTTTGTTAAGCATCTCAACCGTTTCCGAATCAAGGCTATATTCGGTACCCAACCGGAGTCCTCCATAGTCAATTTTATCCTCTACGTATATAAGGTAAAGCCTGGCCGCATCCTTTACAGCCAGTTTTACAGCATATCTCAGCGCGTTAACTGAACTCTCTGAAAAATCAAGGGGACAAAGAATTTTCTTAAACATTTTGGTCTTCTCCGTTTTGCATGGATAAAAAACATAAACATTTTTTCGGGAAGTCTTATCACATAGTAAGGTATACTTTTACGATAAGATAAAAAAATAAAATATGAAAACCTCGTCAGTTTACCGCAACCTTTTCCGGTTCCGGCTCCTTTTTTTCTGCAACACAGGGAAGAC is part of the Candidatus Jettenia sp. AMX2 genome and harbors:
- a CDS encoding universal stress protein, with protein sequence MFKKILCPLDFSESSVNALRYAVKLAVKDAARLYLIYVEDKIDYGGLRLGTEYSLDSETVEMLNKKLIDEIPEDAKNCIKSEILITAGNPADEIIKAALDKEIDLIVMGTQGRTGIAHMVIGSVAENVIKKAHCPVLCVRKQVKM